In Mycobacterium gallinarum, a single window of DNA contains:
- a CDS encoding MFS transporter, which produces MTIHNDPKATGSDVTSAPSGLKRVVAASMAGTVVEWYEFFLYGTAATLVFNKVFFPESDSAYGAIFAAFLTYAVGFVARPLGGVVFGHFGDKFGRKKLLQFAILLVGVVTFLMGCLPTYAQIGVWAPTLLVVLRFLQGFAVGGEWGGAVLLVAEHSPNRSRAFWASWPQAAVPVGNMLATVVLWVLTATLSEEAFLSWGWRVAFWLSAVVVLIGYYIRTKVSDAPIFLEAQQEVERVKAVSYGVVEVLKRYPRGVFTAMGLRFAENIMYYLVVIVSITYLKVQVGVDTNAILRYMLVAHAAHFLVIPFVGKLADRYGRRPVYLVGTILAATWGFFAFPMMDTANYLLIIAAIVIGLMIHALMYAPQPAIMAEMFPTRMRYSGVSLGYQVTSIVAGSLAPIIAVKLLEIYDSWVPIAIYLAGASVVTLIAVLVMRETNGLDLETIDVADREELAKAGVV; this is translated from the coding sequence ATGACGATTCACAACGACCCGAAAGCGACCGGAAGTGACGTGACGTCGGCCCCGAGCGGCCTCAAACGGGTGGTCGCCGCCTCGATGGCCGGGACCGTCGTCGAGTGGTACGAGTTCTTCCTCTACGGCACCGCCGCCACGCTCGTCTTCAACAAGGTCTTCTTCCCGGAGAGTGACAGCGCGTACGGCGCTATCTTCGCGGCGTTCCTGACCTACGCGGTCGGCTTCGTCGCCCGCCCATTGGGCGGCGTGGTGTTCGGGCATTTCGGGGACAAGTTCGGGCGCAAGAAGCTGCTGCAGTTCGCCATCCTGCTCGTCGGTGTCGTCACGTTCCTGATGGGCTGCCTGCCGACGTACGCCCAGATCGGCGTCTGGGCCCCGACGCTGCTGGTGGTGTTGCGTTTCCTGCAGGGGTTCGCCGTCGGCGGCGAGTGGGGTGGCGCCGTGCTGCTGGTGGCCGAACACAGCCCGAATCGGAGCAGGGCCTTCTGGGCCAGCTGGCCGCAGGCCGCGGTACCCGTAGGCAACATGCTCGCGACGGTGGTGTTGTGGGTGCTGACCGCGACCCTGTCGGAAGAGGCGTTCCTGTCCTGGGGCTGGCGAGTCGCTTTCTGGCTGTCGGCAGTGGTGGTGCTGATCGGCTACTACATCCGGACGAAGGTCAGCGATGCGCCCATCTTCCTCGAGGCACAGCAGGAGGTGGAGCGCGTCAAGGCCGTCTCGTACGGTGTGGTCGAGGTGCTCAAGCGGTACCCGCGCGGCGTGTTCACGGCCATGGGACTGCGATTCGCCGAGAACATCATGTACTACCTCGTGGTCATCGTGTCGATCACGTATCTCAAGGTGCAGGTCGGTGTCGACACCAACGCGATCCTGCGGTACATGCTCGTCGCGCACGCGGCGCACTTCCTGGTGATCCCGTTCGTGGGCAAACTGGCCGATCGGTACGGCCGCAGGCCCGTCTACCTCGTCGGCACGATCCTGGCGGCGACGTGGGGGTTCTTCGCATTCCCGATGATGGACACCGCCAACTATCTGCTCATCATCGCCGCCATCGTCATCGGACTGATGATCCACGCGCTGATGTACGCACCGCAGCCCGCGATCATGGCCGAGATGTTCCCGACGCGGATGCGGTATTCCGGTGTGTCGCTTGGCTATCAGGTCACCTCCATCGTTGCGGGATCGCTCGCGCCGATCATCGCCGTGAAGCTGCTCGAGATCTACGACTCCTGGGTGCCGATCGCGATCTATTTGGCAGGCGCGTCGGTGGTCACGCTGATCGCCGTACTCGTGATGCGTGAGACGAACGGCCTCGACCTGGAGACCATCGACGTCGCCGACCGCGAAGAGCTCGCCAAGGCCGGGGTCGTATGA
- a CDS encoding LysR family transcriptional regulator produces the protein MAVSTRSSGRQPSADDLLVLLAVGRSGRYTIAAEELGLNHTTISRRINALEQSVGGRVLARVAGGWELTDLGREALSAAEAVESAVRSLSVHTGGQRALEGVVRISATDGFSAYIAAPAAAKVQRNHPNVAVEIVAATRRATQQRSGLDVEVVVGEPKVHRAKAIRLGDYCLGLYGARDYLADNGTPANIADLARYPLVYFIDSMLQVDDLDVATSFAPTMRESVTSTNVFVHVEATRASAGIGLLPCFMADRHDDLVRVLPDEVAVRLTYWLVTRAETLRRPEVAAVVDAIQQRMTEQADVLLGGPTPR, from the coding sequence ATGGCTGTGTCCACTCGCTCATCGGGTCGCCAGCCCAGCGCCGATGACCTTCTCGTGTTGCTGGCTGTCGGGCGCTCGGGCCGCTATACCATCGCCGCGGAGGAGCTCGGCCTCAACCACACCACGATCTCGCGCCGCATCAACGCGCTCGAACAGTCAGTCGGCGGCCGGGTGCTGGCCAGGGTGGCCGGCGGATGGGAGCTGACCGACCTCGGGCGCGAGGCACTGTCGGCCGCCGAAGCCGTCGAGTCGGCGGTGCGCTCGTTGTCCGTTCACACCGGCGGCCAGCGCGCGCTCGAAGGCGTGGTCCGGATATCGGCGACCGACGGTTTCTCCGCCTACATCGCCGCACCCGCCGCCGCCAAGGTGCAACGGAACCATCCAAATGTCGCGGTGGAGATCGTCGCCGCGACCCGGCGCGCCACCCAACAACGATCCGGCCTCGACGTTGAAGTCGTCGTCGGGGAGCCGAAAGTTCACCGCGCCAAGGCGATCCGACTCGGCGACTACTGTCTTGGTCTCTACGGTGCACGTGATTACCTGGCCGACAACGGAACACCGGCGAACATCGCGGACCTCGCCCGCTATCCGCTGGTGTACTTCATCGACTCGATGCTGCAGGTCGACGACCTCGACGTCGCCACGAGCTTCGCGCCGACCATGCGCGAATCTGTGACGTCCACCAACGTGTTCGTGCATGTCGAGGCGACGCGGGCGTCGGCGGGCATCGGTCTGCTGCCGTGCTTCATGGCCGACCGGCACGACGATCTGGTGCGAGTGCTGCCCGACGAGGTGGCGGTGCGATTGACGTACTGGCTCGTCACGCGTGCCGAGACGTTGCGCAGACCCGAGGTCGCGGCCGTAGTCGATGCGATCCAGCAGCGAATGACCGAACAAGCCGACGTGCTCCTCGGCGGGCCAACTCCGCGTTGA
- a CDS encoding L,D-transpeptidase, with protein sequence MRRVWWTTATVMTIAALVVGLGACSRSSPPPQPQAIIDKGTPYGDLLIPKLQTSVIDGAVGVAVESPVTVSAEDGVLGPVTLVNDAGRMVEGELSPDGLVWRSAEPLGYNKQYTLTAEALGLGGATQSSATFETHSPRNLTMPYVFPKEGEVVGVGQPVAVRFDENIPDRFAAQQAITVKTDPPVEGAFYWVNSREVRWRPAEYWKPGTRVDISVDTYGVDLGDGLFGQDDVTSHFTIGDEVIATADDATKTMTVRINGEIVKSMPISMGKNATPTDNGTYIIGDRYYFLVMDSSTYGVPVNSPDGYRTEVNWATQMSYSGIYVHSAPWSVGSQGRSNVSHGCLNVSPQNAEWFYESTKRGDIVEVVNTVGPTLSGVDGLGDWNIPWEQWKAGNAGV encoded by the coding sequence ATGCGGCGGGTCTGGTGGACGACAGCGACCGTGATGACCATCGCCGCACTTGTCGTCGGGCTCGGTGCATGCAGCAGGTCGTCGCCGCCGCCACAGCCGCAGGCGATCATCGACAAGGGCACGCCGTACGGCGATCTGCTGATCCCGAAACTGCAGACGTCGGTCATCGACGGCGCCGTAGGCGTTGCGGTCGAATCACCTGTCACGGTGAGCGCCGAAGACGGCGTCCTTGGTCCGGTGACCCTCGTCAACGACGCGGGCCGGATGGTCGAGGGAGAACTGAGTCCCGACGGTCTCGTCTGGCGCTCGGCCGAGCCGCTGGGTTACAACAAGCAGTACACCCTGACCGCCGAAGCGTTGGGCCTCGGCGGCGCGACGCAGAGCAGCGCGACATTCGAAACCCACTCGCCCCGAAATCTGACGATGCCCTACGTCTTCCCCAAGGAGGGCGAAGTGGTGGGCGTCGGTCAACCGGTCGCGGTGCGGTTCGACGAGAACATCCCCGACCGATTCGCCGCGCAGCAGGCGATCACGGTCAAGACCGACCCCCCGGTCGAGGGCGCCTTCTACTGGGTGAACAGTCGCGAAGTCCGCTGGCGCCCAGCCGAATACTGGAAGCCCGGGACCAGGGTCGACATCAGCGTCGATACCTACGGTGTCGACCTGGGCGACGGACTGTTCGGCCAGGATGACGTGACGAGTCATTTCACGATCGGCGATGAGGTCATCGCGACCGCCGACGACGCCACCAAGACGATGACGGTGCGCATCAACGGCGAAATCGTGAAGTCGATGCCGATCTCCATGGGTAAGAACGCAACTCCGACCGACAACGGCACCTACATCATCGGCGACCGCTACTACTTCCTCGTCATGGACTCGTCGACGTACGGTGTTCCGGTCAATTCACCCGACGGATACCGCACCGAGGTCAACTGGGCGACCCAGATGTCCTACAGCGGAATCTATGTCCATTCGGCGCCGTGGTCCGTCGGCAGCCAGGGCCGCTCGAACGTCAGCCACGGTTGCCTGAACGTCAGCCCGCAGAACGCCGAGTGGTTCTACGAGAGCACCAAACGCGGCGACATCGTCGAGGTGGTCAACACCGTCGGCCCCACGCTGTCCGGCGTCGACGGACTCGGCGACTGGAACATCCCCTGGGAGCAGTGGAAGGCCGGAAACGCCGGGGTGTAG
- a CDS encoding alpha/beta fold hydrolase — MPFIDHPKGRAYYRHWAAPEPRAAVVFLHGFGEHTGVYHRYGFALNAAGIDLWAVDQFGHGLSPGDRGDFGSIEHSSDLADTLTELVEGERPGVPLIAQGHSFGSVVTLFRLLDQPDRYRAGVISGAPLVPIPELLDTDTAFDLEPGWLSADPFYVDSLENDPLAFVGADGTSLARELDRAWDRFGGELPKLSVPTLAVHGVNDSIAPVGAVRAYAEQIAPLRLTEFPGGRHDILNETVHREVARTIVEFIETVGLGSS, encoded by the coding sequence ATGCCGTTCATCGACCATCCGAAGGGGCGCGCGTATTACCGGCACTGGGCCGCCCCCGAGCCGCGTGCCGCGGTCGTCTTCCTGCACGGCTTCGGCGAACACACCGGGGTCTACCACCGCTACGGGTTCGCACTCAACGCCGCGGGAATCGACCTGTGGGCGGTCGACCAGTTCGGCCACGGACTCAGCCCGGGCGACCGCGGCGATTTCGGTTCGATCGAGCACAGCTCCGACCTGGCCGACACTCTCACCGAACTGGTAGAAGGCGAGCGACCTGGCGTGCCGCTGATCGCACAGGGCCATTCGTTCGGTTCGGTCGTGACCCTGTTCCGGCTGCTGGATCAACCCGACCGCTACCGGGCCGGAGTCATCTCCGGCGCTCCCCTAGTGCCGATCCCCGAACTCCTCGACACCGACACGGCGTTCGACCTCGAGCCCGGCTGGCTCTCGGCGGACCCCTTCTACGTCGATTCGCTCGAGAACGACCCCCTGGCGTTCGTCGGTGCCGATGGGACGTCGCTCGCCCGAGAGCTCGACAGGGCCTGGGACCGGTTCGGTGGGGAGCTGCCGAAACTGTCGGTGCCGACGCTGGCGGTGCACGGCGTCAACGACTCGATAGCACCGGTCGGGGCCGTCCGCGCCTATGCCGAGCAGATTGCGCCGCTGCGGCTCACCGAGTTCCCAGGCGGCCGCCACGACATTCTCAACGAGACGGTGCACCGTGAGGTGGCTCGGACAATCGTCGAATTCATCGAGACGGTGGGGCTAGGCTCTTCGTGA
- a CDS encoding fibronectin-binding protein has product MIKKAFLATVAICGAAVAFAVPAAAQPGRPPCDLALTFICNIIPTAPDLDHNVDLSTQVPVDPNAPDPELMPPLDPCSAGCI; this is encoded by the coding sequence ATGATCAAGAAGGCATTCCTCGCGACCGTCGCCATTTGTGGCGCGGCGGTGGCGTTCGCCGTCCCCGCCGCCGCACAGCCAGGGCGTCCTCCGTGTGACCTTGCGCTCACCTTCATCTGCAACATCATCCCGACGGCGCCCGACCTCGATCACAATGTCGACCTCTCGACGCAGGTGCCGGTAGATCCGAACGCCCCGGACCCCGAATTGATGCCGCCGCTCGACCCGTGTTCGGCGGGCTGTATCTAG
- a CDS encoding lysophospholipid acyltransferase family protein: MTTQKESVRHSRSAGADVDRLVDEPTRVRALKKTIFAVADGLAPVIDLCRIYVDGLENLPRDGRFLLVGNHTLSGSAEIVLIPYFVHRELGVRVRGLANRQLRETKGVVRDVLEAAGAVPGHPDTCAELMRRGETVLVFPGGGRDMLKFKGEEYALQWERRSGFARLAVAHDYPIVPVGLVGGDDVFSSLVERGGAWETRSRGLGERLHGLPGVGIPILRGWGPTVVPRPQRMYLRFASPIDTSRPPRVGNDTWIATVKEQAQSALQATLAELQELRENDPFRNLNPLAWGRAMQPR, encoded by the coding sequence ATGACGACGCAGAAGGAATCCGTGCGACACAGCCGCTCAGCCGGCGCCGACGTCGACCGCCTCGTTGATGAACCCACCCGGGTGCGGGCCCTGAAGAAAACGATCTTCGCGGTCGCCGATGGGTTGGCTCCTGTCATCGATCTCTGCCGGATCTATGTCGATGGACTGGAGAACCTGCCGCGCGACGGGAGGTTTCTCCTCGTCGGCAATCACACACTGTCCGGGTCTGCCGAGATCGTGCTGATTCCCTACTTCGTCCACCGCGAACTCGGTGTCCGGGTTCGCGGCCTCGCCAACAGGCAGCTGAGGGAGACGAAAGGTGTTGTGCGCGATGTGCTGGAGGCCGCAGGCGCGGTCCCGGGTCATCCCGACACGTGCGCGGAATTGATGCGACGGGGTGAGACCGTCCTCGTGTTCCCCGGAGGCGGCCGGGACATGCTCAAGTTCAAGGGGGAGGAGTACGCGCTGCAATGGGAACGCCGCAGCGGCTTCGCCCGGTTGGCGGTCGCTCACGACTATCCGATCGTGCCCGTCGGGCTGGTCGGCGGCGACGACGTCTTTTCCAGCCTGGTCGAACGCGGTGGGGCCTGGGAGACACGGAGCCGGGGTCTCGGCGAGCGTCTACACGGCCTTCCGGGAGTCGGTATCCCGATCCTGCGGGGTTGGGGTCCGACCGTGGTACCGCGACCACAGCGCATGTACCTAAGGTTCGCCTCGCCAATCGATACCTCGCGACCACCTCGCGTCGGAAACGACACGTGGATCGCTACGGTCAAGGAGCAGGCACAGAGCGCATTGCAAGCCACGCTCGCCGAGTTGCAGGAGCTGCGCGAGAACGATCCGTTTCGGAACCTGAACCCGCTCGCATGGGGTCGGGCCATGCAACCTCGATGA
- a CDS encoding TetR/AcrR family transcriptional regulator, protein MASPFDELPEQNSGTAARILTAANDLLLGRGARGFSVADVAARAHVGKGTVYLYWPTKEDLLIGLVGRAFLRALEDLIVKFEEEPALVRPSRFCPMMLQVATGHPLIAALQRHDDDLLGVLADHPRSVELNEALGPSAVLRAALPLWRQHGMARTDWVTADQAFAVQALVTGVTHSLVTDFVGADQRLKILGSAVTALLGPERPSQKGLRAAATGIVAFLRDGQAAALRVIESRR, encoded by the coding sequence ATGGCATCACCGTTCGACGAACTGCCGGAACAGAACTCCGGCACGGCGGCGCGAATCCTCACGGCGGCCAACGATCTCCTGCTCGGTCGCGGCGCGAGGGGGTTCAGCGTCGCCGATGTGGCCGCGCGAGCGCATGTCGGAAAAGGCACGGTGTATCTGTACTGGCCGACTAAAGAGGATCTGCTGATCGGGTTGGTCGGTCGAGCATTCCTGCGCGCCCTAGAGGATCTGATCGTGAAGTTCGAGGAGGAACCCGCTCTGGTTCGTCCTTCACGCTTCTGCCCGATGATGCTGCAGGTAGCGACCGGCCACCCGCTCATCGCCGCCTTACAGCGCCACGATGACGATCTCCTCGGCGTCCTTGCCGACCACCCCCGCTCTGTCGAGCTCAACGAAGCACTGGGGCCGAGTGCGGTACTGCGCGCGGCCCTGCCGCTCTGGCGTCAGCACGGGATGGCCCGGACCGACTGGGTTACCGCGGATCAGGCGTTCGCTGTGCAGGCACTCGTCACCGGTGTCACACATTCGCTGGTCACCGATTTCGTCGGTGCCGACCAGCGATTGAAGATCTTGGGCTCCGCCGTCACGGCGTTACTCGGACCCGAGCGCCCCAGCCAGAAAGGACTCCGTGCCGCGGCGACGGGCATCGTCGCCTTCCTCCGCGACGGTCAGGCCGCCGCGCTGCGGGTCATCGAATCTCGTCGGTAG
- the hsaB gene encoding 3-hydroxy-9,10-secoandrosta-1,3,5(10)-triene-9,17-dione monooxygenase reductase subunit, translated as MGEPIDPRTFRNVLGQFCTGITVITTMHDGKPVGFACQSFAALSLDPPLVLFCPTKVSRSWKAIESSGHFCVNVLHEKQKDVSARFGSKEPDKFAEIDWHLSKLGSPVIKDTLAHVDCTVHSVHDGGDHLVVFGAVHSLSDVPHKKPRPLLFYKGQYTGIEPDKNTPAHWRDDLEAFLTATTDDTWL; from the coding sequence GTGGGTGAGCCTATCGATCCCCGCACATTCCGAAATGTGCTGGGGCAGTTCTGTACGGGCATCACCGTGATCACCACCATGCACGACGGAAAGCCCGTCGGGTTCGCATGCCAATCGTTCGCGGCGCTGTCGCTAGATCCTCCGCTGGTGCTGTTCTGCCCGACGAAGGTGTCGCGATCCTGGAAGGCCATCGAGTCCAGCGGGCACTTCTGCGTCAACGTGCTGCACGAGAAACAGAAAGACGTCTCGGCGCGCTTCGGCTCCAAGGAGCCGGACAAGTTCGCCGAAATCGACTGGCATCTCTCGAAACTCGGATCACCGGTCATCAAGGACACGCTGGCGCACGTCGACTGCACGGTGCATTCGGTGCACGACGGCGGCGATCACCTCGTGGTGTTCGGCGCGGTGCACTCGCTGTCGGACGTGCCGCACAAGAAACCGCGCCCGCTGTTGTTCTACAAGGGGCAGTACACCGGAATCGAGCCGGACAAGAACACCCCGGCGCATTGGCGCGACGATCTCGAGGCGTTTCTCACCGCCACCACCGACGACACCTGGCTCTGA
- the hsaC gene encoding iron-dependent extradiol dioxygenase HsaC: MSIKSLGYLRIESTDVGAWREYGLKVLGMVEGSGQTEGALYLRMDEFPARLVIVPGEHDRLLQSGWETANAAALQEIRNRLDIQGTPYKEASAAELAERRVDEMITFDDPSGNTLEVFHGVALEHRRVVSPYGHKFITEEQGLGHVVLTTRDDAETLHFYRDVLGFFLRDSMKLPPQLVGRPADGPPAWLRFLGVNPRHHSLAFMPGETPSGIVHLMVEVGEADDVGLCLDRALRRKVPMSATLGRHVNDKMLSFYMKTPGGFDVEFGCEGLQVTDDDWVARESTAVSLWGHDFSIGFK, translated from the coding sequence ATGAGCATCAAGTCATTGGGTTATCTACGCATCGAATCAACCGACGTCGGGGCGTGGCGCGAGTACGGCCTGAAGGTGCTCGGCATGGTCGAGGGATCCGGTCAGACCGAGGGCGCACTGTACCTGCGGATGGACGAGTTCCCGGCGCGGCTGGTCATTGTTCCCGGCGAGCATGACCGCCTGCTGCAGTCCGGTTGGGAGACCGCGAATGCCGCGGCGCTGCAGGAGATCCGCAATCGCCTCGACATCCAGGGGACGCCCTACAAAGAGGCATCGGCCGCCGAGCTCGCCGAGCGCCGCGTCGACGAGATGATCACGTTCGACGATCCCTCGGGCAACACACTCGAGGTCTTCCACGGGGTCGCGCTGGAACACCGCCGCGTCGTCAGCCCGTACGGCCACAAGTTCATCACCGAGGAGCAGGGTCTCGGTCACGTGGTGCTCACCACGCGCGACGACGCGGAGACACTGCACTTCTATCGCGACGTGCTCGGCTTCTTCCTGCGCGACTCGATGAAGCTGCCTCCGCAGCTCGTCGGCAGGCCCGCCGATGGCCCGCCGGCGTGGCTGCGCTTCCTCGGCGTCAACCCTCGCCACCACAGCCTCGCCTTCATGCCCGGTGAGACACCAAGCGGCATCGTGCATTTGATGGTCGAGGTCGGCGAGGCCGACGACGTCGGGCTGTGCCTTGACCGCGCGCTACGCCGCAAGGTCCCGATGTCGGCCACCCTGGGCCGTCACGTCAACGACAAGATGCTCTCGTTCTACATGAAGACACCCGGCGGGTTCGACGTCGAATTCGGTTGTGAAGGCCTGCAGGTCACCGACGACGACTGGGTCGCCAGGGAGAGCACGGCCGTCAGCCTGTGGGGCCACGACTTCAGCATCGGCTTCAAGTAG
- the hsaD gene encoding 4,5:9,10-diseco-3-hydroxy-5,9,17-trioxoandrosta-1(10),2-diene-4-oate hydrolase translates to MTSFAAEAAQQQEITFESTSRFAQVRDDMRLHYHEAGVGNEKTVVLLHGGGPGASSWSNFGRNIAVLARHFHVLAVDQPGYGHSDKHTEHEQYNRYSATALLNLFDHLGIESADLVGNSLGGGTAVRFALDNGRRAGRLVLMGPGGLSVNLFAPDPTEGVRLLGKFTAEPTRENMEKFLRIMVFDQNLVTPELIDERFEIASRPESLAAARAMGKSFAGADFELGMMWREVYKLRQRVLLIWGREDRVNPLDGALMALKQIPKVQLHVFGQCGHWAQVEKFDEFNKLTIDFLGGGS, encoded by the coding sequence ATGACCTCCTTCGCTGCCGAAGCTGCTCAGCAGCAAGAGATCACGTTCGAGTCGACGTCGCGTTTTGCGCAGGTTCGTGATGACATGCGCCTGCACTACCACGAGGCGGGTGTCGGCAACGAGAAGACGGTCGTGCTGCTGCACGGCGGGGGACCGGGCGCGTCGAGCTGGTCGAACTTCGGTCGCAACATCGCGGTGTTGGCCCGCCACTTCCACGTGCTCGCTGTCGATCAGCCGGGATATGGACACTCGGACAAGCACACCGAGCACGAGCAGTACAACCGCTACAGCGCGACCGCGTTGCTGAACCTGTTCGACCATCTCGGGATCGAAAGCGCCGACCTGGTCGGCAATTCGCTCGGCGGTGGGACCGCGGTGCGGTTCGCGCTCGACAACGGCAGGCGCGCCGGGCGGCTGGTGCTGATGGGCCCGGGCGGCTTGTCGGTGAACCTGTTCGCACCGGATCCCACCGAGGGCGTGCGGCTGCTCGGCAAGTTCACCGCCGAGCCGACGCGCGAGAACATGGAAAAGTTTCTGCGCATCATGGTCTTCGACCAGAACCTCGTCACGCCCGAGCTGATCGACGAGCGGTTCGAGATCGCGAGCCGGCCCGAATCGCTGGCCGCCGCCCGTGCGATGGGTAAGTCGTTCGCGGGTGCGGACTTCGAGCTCGGCATGATGTGGCGCGAGGTCTACAAGCTGCGCCAGCGGGTGCTGCTGATCTGGGGCCGTGAGGACCGGGTGAACCCGCTCGACGGGGCGCTGATGGCGCTCAAGCAGATTCCGAAGGTTCAGTTACACGTCTTCGGACAGTGCGGGCACTGGGCGCAGGTGGAAAAGTTCGACGAGTTCAACAAGCTGACTATTGATTTTCTCGGGGGTGGCTCATGA
- the hsaA gene encoding 3-hydroxy-9,10-secoandrosta-1,3,5(10)-triene-9,17-dione monooxygenase oxygenase subunit, whose amino-acid sequence MDNIEQRDVQSVLAGIDDLLPLIAKRAQAAEELRRLPDETVAELNEAGFFKLLQPEQWGGLQCDPTVFYEAVRRIASACGSTGWVSSIIGVHNWHLALFDQRAQEEVWGDDPAVRISSSYAPMGAGTVVDGGYIVNGAWHWSSGCDHATWTFVGGPVIKDGKPVDFGSFLIPRSDYEIDDVWHVVGLKGTGSNTLKVKDVFVPRHRFLSYKAMNDRTAGGLENNTAPVYKMPWGTMHPTTISAPIMGMAYGAYDAHVEHQGKRVRAAFAGEKSKDDPFAKIRIAEAASDIDAGWRQLIGNVRDEHELLKAGKEIPFELRARARRDQVRATARAISSIDLLFEASGATALNSDQPVQRFWRDAHAGRVHAANEPERAYLIFGNNEFGLPPQDTMV is encoded by the coding sequence ATCGACAATATTGAACAGCGTGACGTGCAGTCGGTCCTAGCCGGCATCGACGATCTGCTGCCGCTCATCGCAAAGCGGGCGCAGGCGGCCGAGGAACTACGGCGGTTGCCCGACGAGACCGTCGCTGAGCTCAACGAGGCCGGGTTCTTCAAGCTTCTGCAGCCCGAGCAGTGGGGCGGCCTGCAGTGCGATCCGACGGTCTTTTACGAGGCCGTCCGCCGCATCGCGAGCGCCTGCGGATCGACCGGATGGGTCAGCTCGATCATCGGCGTCCACAACTGGCACCTCGCCCTGTTCGACCAGCGGGCGCAGGAGGAGGTCTGGGGCGACGATCCGGCCGTGCGGATCTCCTCGTCGTACGCGCCGATGGGGGCGGGCACGGTGGTCGACGGCGGCTACATCGTCAACGGCGCGTGGCACTGGTCCTCGGGCTGCGACCATGCCACGTGGACGTTCGTCGGCGGTCCGGTGATCAAGGACGGCAAGCCGGTCGACTTCGGCAGCTTCCTCATTCCGCGTTCGGACTACGAGATCGACGACGTCTGGCATGTCGTAGGGCTCAAGGGCACCGGAAGCAACACCCTCAAGGTCAAGGACGTGTTCGTCCCGCGGCACCGCTTCCTGTCCTACAAGGCGATGAACGACCGCACCGCCGGTGGGCTGGAGAACAACACCGCGCCGGTGTACAAGATGCCTTGGGGCACCATGCATCCCACGACGATCTCGGCGCCCATCATGGGAATGGCCTACGGCGCCTACGATGCCCACGTCGAACACCAGGGCAAGCGCGTCCGCGCGGCGTTCGCCGGCGAGAAGTCCAAGGACGACCCATTCGCCAAGATCCGGATCGCCGAGGCGGCGAGCGATATCGACGCCGGTTGGCGTCAGCTCATCGGCAATGTTCGCGACGAGCATGAACTGTTGAAGGCGGGCAAAGAGATTCCGTTCGAGCTGCGGGCGCGGGCCCGTCGCGACCAGGTCCGCGCCACCGCCCGCGCCATCTCGTCGATCGACCTGCTCTTCGAGGCCTCCGGCGCGACCGCGCTGAACTCCGATCAGCCGGTGCAGCGCTTCTGGCGCGACGCGCACGCCGGCCGCGTGCACGCCGCCAACGAGCCGGAGCGGGCATACCTGATCTTCGGGAACAACGAGTTCGGCCTGCCACCGCAGGACACGATGGTTTAA